In Brassica napus cultivar Da-Ae chromosome C2, Da-Ae, whole genome shotgun sequence, the sequence ATAGATTTCCTAatttttagaagaagaaaatcttgaattagttaaaatgttttttttttttcaaaaacaaaaaatacatagAATCTACAATCTTTGAAGACCTAAATCTATAAGTAGTAAATGAGAAATTTGATCCATTTAATTAGGAGATATAGcattagctttttttttaaatctaaatttataattataatacattgGCGATTTAGGATAAATAGATGGAAAAGTTATCAACAACTATTATAAGCTTGGAGTGAGGAGAAGAAGATCACAGATGAGCACCAccatgaaaatcatgtctttTGCTATGCTACTTATTGTCACGTTTTCTATTTGTTAGTCTCTCTCTCGGCCATGAAACTTTCTAGCAAATTTAATGTTGTTTGATTTCTACGTGCATGTGGTTCTTATAGGTGAACGTCCGTGTTTTGTGTGCATGTTATAATAGATGTTGAAGGATCCGACAATTCGTTGTGCTGCAACACACATGCGAACTTTGGAGCGTGCAAAACACAGCAAGAAAGAAAGAGATGCAACACTTGGTGTCTTAAAGGATGTAAGAACAAGAAAGGCGGTTTTTGTAAACGTCTTCCTCGTGGAGGAGCACGATGTCATTGTTACTGCTAAAAACATATGATTATGCTTTTGCGTTTGCATAGATTGCGATacatattaattagttttaaatctTAAATTGGATATAAATATGATCTATGtacatttttcttttgctaaattgtaaatatcatattGATGAACCGTAGATTTTACAAAATGCATAATCTAAGGCTTACACCACCTTGgcagaaaaacagagaaaaaacaAGTTGATGTAAAGACAGTGAACACACTAAAATAGGCTAATGCAACCAAATAGACATTAGAGGTTTGAAGAGCTTTTTGTGTCTTCTTGCCGTGATGGCATTAAGTTTTACTATTCTAACGTTAGCCCATGCATGTATATAGATATATCATAATAATTGGAACTGAtataatatgattacaaaaCGTAAGCTATTAATATGTAGCTTTTAAATTGATGTGTTATAAGTCTATAAACGAATGTTTCTTTTAACATAACCGAGGGATTGATAGAGACTGAGAATTCTGTGAAAGTTTTGGTGAGTTTCAATGTCAGGTACGAGAGATTTACTCTTGTTCATCCGGGTAGTTTATGAAATTTTGGAGGCTTTAAACAATTTAGTAAAAAACTTtagcaaaaatatatattttaaaataatttaagaatctatgtgtatatatatattaactctCAAAGTTTAATATTCCACTTACCTATGCAAGGACTTGTTCATGCTGTGGGAAGAAGTGAGCCTTAGAGACTAAGACTTTATGGATTCCACGACGTgatcaaatataattttcaaaaatacatgaaGAATATACTTTTATGCTTTGTCAACTCTTGTTCATCTAAATACCACCGATCAacttctctttctctccctcTCGGTTTCACGTTAGCAAAAGATGGCAGAGAAACAGTTTGCCGAAGAAGCAGATGTCAAGATCAGAGCTGCTGCTGCGGCTTCAGATCTTGAACATATGGCTGCTGAGTCATCCGTGGTTCCAGACTTCGAGAGAGGGAGGTTCTACGACGTGTATTCGGCTAGGAGGAACGAGCGGTTGAAAAGGAAgaaaggaggagaagaagaagatgctgtAGTCAAAGGAACTCTGTACAATCTCGGAGTGGATCCCATGCCGACCAAGAGAAGAGGAACctttaagaagaagaaggcgaTGGTTGAGACAACAACAACGCCGAGGTATTCTCTGAGGAGCACAGTTACCAAAGATAACAAGAAGCCTCTGAGTGTCGCTGTAAGTACTATGAAAGCTGTCAGCAGCACCAGGAGGGTTATGAGTATCTGATCCAACTGCTTCTACTCTTTGATTTTGCTTTGCTTTGCTTTTGTGATTCTGTTAGGAAATCGAagtttggggttttgatttccTTCTATCTAATATTTGCAGTATTGTTCTGCTGTCGGGATGTCGACATAAATAAACCCATGaaactttgtttgttttgtttattatctaTTACCCATACATTCTGATACGCTTTATCTATCAAATGCGTATCTTTTTGCTTCAGTAAAAATAATACTGTTGTTGTGTGTTTCAAGATCATATAGGCTTTAACATAGACACTGCCTCTTTTGATTATCATCTTGAAGAAGTGACACAAAcatgttattgttttgttttctcagTTACTAATACATTCTTATCTATTAAATGCCTATCTTATTGCTTCATTGACACAAACATGTTTTGCTTTGTTATtcttattcaac encodes:
- the LOC125581303 gene encoding putative defensin-like protein 23, which produces MSTTMKIMSFAMLLIVTFSIYVEGSDNSLCCNTHANFGACKTQQERKRCNTWCLKGCKNKKGGFCKRLPRGGARCHCYC
- the LOC111213188 gene encoding uncharacterized protein LOC111213188, with translation MAEKQFAEEADVKIRAAAAASDLEHMAAESSVVPDFERGRFYDVYSARRNERLKRKKGGEEEDAVVKGTLYNLGVDPMPTKRRGTFKKKKAMVETTTTPRYSLRSTVTKDNKKPLSVAVSTMKAVSSTRRVMSI